The genomic DNA tttatggggcaccatgtgataattgcatacatgtgtacattgtgcagtgagcaagttaggcaagtaacacactcgtgacctcacatacttcctcccctgtggtaagagcactgaaaatccactcttttggtcattctgaaatatacattattattaactatagtcaccttgctgtgtaatagatcaccagaccttatttctccagagtgaaactttgtacccattggtcaaacttcccttcgtccttgttcctccatcccccccgcccgcagctcccaggctctgctaaccatcattctggtctctagttccatgagtctgacctttccagtttccacattcaagtgaaatcatgcagcatgtctttctgtgcctggcatgcgtcactcagcgtaatgtcttctagttgcatcccagttgttggaaaatgacagagttttgttcttttctaaggccgaatagtatttcattgtgtacttagaccacgttttctttatctgttcgtctgttaataaacacttaggttgattctatatcttgactcttatggataatgcctcagtgaacatgggagtacagatatctcttcgacctattgatttcagttctttgggggatattccctgaagtgggattgctggatcatacggtaattctatttacagatttttgagaaacctccatgctgttttctgtaatggttgtacgttcctaccagcagtgtacaagggtagccttttctccacgtccttgccagtgctagttatcttttgtctttttgatactagccattctaatgggtatgaagtaattatgtgtcctagtgattttaatttgtatttccctgatgattagggaggttgagcattttttcatcagcctgttggccatgtggaggtcttattctgagaaacgtatgttcagttactctgcccattttttaaatcgggttgttgtcttgctattgagttgtttgaattttgtatgtatttttggatacttattcataatcaggtgtatagttttccaatattttctctcattccagtcatcgtgtcttcgctctcctacttgttcttttcctgtgcggaagctttttaatttgatgcaatcccattttcgtctctgtttgattttgtcgccttgcttttggggctatctgccaaaaatcattgcccagaccaatgttgtggagcttttcccatatgttttcttctagcaattttacagtttcaggtgttccatttccatctttaatccatattgagccgatttttgtaggtggtgtaagataagagaagggttcaacttcatttttctgagtgtgtatacacggttttgccaacaccggttattgaagaaactgtcatttgctcgttatgcgttcttggtacctttattgaaaaatcatttgactgtcaatatgtagttttattttggggctccagtttgtttcactggttgacgtgaatgtttttagtctactaccttgtggttttgattactgtagcatgtgtctttgtccatttctgttgcttagaacagaattacctaaaactgggtgatttataaagaaacagtctttatggcttacagtttcaaatgttgggaagcccaaagtccaggtaacacatctggtgaggaacttgtttggtggtgacttcaacgacacagtgtatcacactgtgagaaaggcaggagcgagagagagagagagagagagagcgcgagagagagagagagagagagagggcatgcaacacacacgtaaaattcttcacctcgatcacgtgggactcatcccagggatgcaaggttggttcaacatatgcaaatcaataaatgtgatacaccatattaatgaaatcaaacacaaggaccatgcggtcatctgtatagttgctgaaagagcacttgataaaattcaacagtcattcatgagaaaggccttctataagttaggtatagatttcaactatctcaacataattaaagccgtatatgataaaccaactgccaatatcatcctgaatggggaaaagctgaaagctgttcctttaagaacaggaactagacaaggatgcccaccctcaccactcctattcaatatagtgttggaggtactagccagagcaatcagagaagagaaggaaataaagggcatccagattggaaaagatgaagtcaaactgtccctgtttgcagatgacatgatcctatatgtcgaacagtctgaaggctctacaaaaaaactcttggagttgataaaggatttcagcaaagtagcaggatacaaaatcaacacaaaaaaaccggtagcatttctattctccaatagtggacatgcagaaagagaaatcaagaaagcttgcccattgacagtagccaccaaaaacataaggtacttaggaagcgagttaaccaaggatgtgaaaaatctctataatgagaactacaaaccactgctgagagaaagtggagaggagacaagacgatggaaagatatcccatgctcttggattggaagcatcaacatagtgaaaatgtccatactacccaaagtgatatacaaattcaatgcagtccccatcaaaattccagtgacatttttctcagaaatggaaagaactatccagacgctgatatggaataacaaaagaccacgcatagccacagcaacgctgagccaaaaaagtaaagctggaggcgtaacactacctgactttaaactctcctacaaagctatcataagcaaaacagtacagtatggtactggcataaaaacagacacactgctcagtggaatagaatggagaatccagaaatcaacccacacacctacagccgtctgatctttgacaaaggcaccaagcctgtacactggggaagagaccgcctcttcaggaaatggtgctgggagaactggatatcgatatgcaggagaatgaaactagacccatacctttcaccatacactaaaggcaactcaaaatggattgaagaattaattatacaccccgaaacaataaaacctcttcaaGAAAGCATAGGcgaaacgcttcaggaagtaggactggacacagacttcatgaacatgacccccaaagcatgggcaaccaaaggaaaaataaacaaatgggattatatccaactgaaaagcttctgcacagcaaaagaaagaattaacatagttaaaagacaaccaacacagtgggagaaaatatttgcaaaatatgcatctgacagaggatttatacttagaacatacaaggaactcaaacaactttacgaggaagaaacaagcaacccgattaaaaaatgggcaaaagagctaaataggcatttctctaaggaagatctacgaatggccggcagacatatgaaaaaatgctcaacatcactcagcattcgggaaaggcaaatcaaaagcacactgagataccatctcaccccagtgaggatggctaaaatccaaaagactctgaacggtaaatgctggcgaggctgcggaggaaaaggaactctcatacattgttggtgggactgcaaaagggtgcagcctccatggaaaatgggatggagtttcctcaaacaactgcagatagatctgccatagatctaccattcccagctatcccactgctgggaatacacccagaggaatggaaatcatcgagtcgaaggtacaccttttccccagtgttcatcgcagcactatttacaatagccaagagttggaaccagcccagatgtccatcatcagttgagtggatatggacaatgtggtatatgtacacaatggaatactactcagctttaaaaaagaatgggatCTCCGGGGCTCGCCTGCGCCCCGGAAGCTGCCCCTTCTCGGGGGTCAAGATGGGCAGCAAAATGGCGTCTGCCAGCAGGGTCGTGCAGGTAGTCAAGCCACATACTCCATTAATAAGGTTCCCTGACAGAAGAGACAATCCTAAACCCAATGTATCAGAAGCTTTGAGATCAACAGGGGTACCATCTCATTCTGCAATTTCACAGCATTCTAAGGGAAGTAAATCACCAGATTTGCTGATGCATCAAGGTCCACCAGACACTGCAGAAATACTAAAATCATTACCTCAGAAATACAGAAGGAAACTTGTGTctcaagaagaaattgaatttatcCAACGTGGAGGTCCAGAATAATCACTGTGAGCAGCAGTTTGTCATCAAACAAAAGAACTGACTTTACGATAAAGGACTTCCAAAATAACAAATGAGAAATTGTATATTAAACaactttaataaagtaaaaaaaaaatgaaatatagaaaatttagatGGACACTTTTATCTCCTAATTTATGTATCTTGGTCAGCTTCTCCACAAGCTTACCTAATTGTTTATATGCTTTCTACTTattaaagtatacatttttaaatgttagcctatttactcttttttgggggagaggcagctagccagtatggggatccaagccctGGACCTGGTtgtataacaccacgctctaagcaactgagctaactggccagcccatattaATATACTCTTGATTATCAAATATAATGTGTTGAACTATTAAAAGTACGCGGTGTTCAATATACTAGTATATATTTCccataattttacttttctttctgtttctgtttagACACGGGAAGAATTTATCAGGCAGAATTGCCGTTTTAAGGATGTAATTTTCCTGAAATTGGATGAGGATCAGTGAAATAATGATTATTTGTTCTGAATTCTCTcacattttttaattcacaaGGTTACTGAACTATAACTGGCTTAATAAATGTATCCTTCTCTAGAATCTTCTTCTGTAGTCAGACGTGTTGTCCATTGTGCATATCCTActctaaatgataaaaatatagccGAGATAAAACAGTTGACTATGGGATTTAGACTGGGGAGATAACAGAAAAGATTATTTGtaacctatattttaaaaaatgcagaaaagtataaaatggaaaataagagataaaaatgaatatagcCTAGGAATAAATGTTTCACTAGAAACTgcaatttattatcttttggggATGTTAAGAaagtcttgtttttttgtttagttttgtgatCACGTATGTAAATCCTGATAACCATTAACTTTCTCAAATTTAATGTCTGAAAGACAAAATCAACCAAAATATTTACTTAGTAAgcaatttatgaaattttaatagGGCCTTCTTGTGTGTCAAGGCTGTGTATATTGTAAAAGCCTCACAAAGCTGAATAAATTCTCTtccatacctttaaaaaaaaaaaaaagaaaaaagaatggaatactgccatttgcaacgacatgggtggacctagagagaattatattaagtgaaacaagtcaggcccagaaagagaaatgtcacgttctctcttatttgtgcgaggtaaagataaatagataaatgcacacaggaaaaaaaaaaaaaaaaaaaaatgaaaaatgggggggcggggggaagaagacgcgacaattgcaattccttgaaattgataggacaagcaaactttcagaaaggacattgttgggagggaggaaggagagggaggagggagggaggtttctgtaattggccgcaatgatcaaccacattgtatgtcgacaaaataaaataaaataaaaaactaatactaaaaatcaatcaatcaatcaatccatagcaatgtgtgtttccttattccctaccgccgccagggcattccccccaagccccaccccccacctgtcagccggtcctgcacctgccaggccccgcccactgtgtgcctccaccccccctccccttggagcccggatgtctgggaggagggggcggcagcgcagcagcagcggcggacccaggaggcctctgagggaagcggcgcggcgcggcggcggagcaggtaaggcccccgggagggggctgtgggtccccaaagaggcagggcaggggcgcagtgtcggagtgagagaggagggaggcgcggggtgcctcgggagggtcccccgaagccgcgagtgggggaggggcggggcggccgaaagcagacggcggcgaggtgcccagcgccggcagggcggtgacatcggggcgccctcctgccctactcaggaggagcccagcgctgtcccgccatCCATCCCCcctgcgcgccgggctcgcctcgtgctagggctgtcgtgggagcggccggccggcaggcggtgccgggagccaggccggataagcggctgcggcggcggcaaggcaaggctgtggcctcgggttcccggggccaggggagcagagggggggggcagggggccagcgtgcaagtgtgcgcgtgtgcacttgtaagtgcaagtgcagggtggcgggagacgcggccgcgggaggtccaggccgggagcgcttttctcaggagtgggtcgatggtcttctgtgttgtcactgcgtttttatccttccttttgcggttccctgttagtatcttcttgtATTTGGAAGAGTTCTtcgtagacatttgtgaattctctcagcttttgttagcctaggaaaggacttttgctgtccgtgtttgaaggatccttgtttgggtacagtcctcttgatagggaagtctttccttctgctgcttctaaactttgcaacatcccattctttcctggactgtgaggtttctgttcatatatttgctgaaacctgtatttggacccttttgagtgtgtgtgcgtgtgtgtgtgtgtgtgtgtgtgtgtgtgtgtgtctgtgcatgtgtgtgtttctgtctccatgcgtttcagtgttcttcctttgtgatttgtgtggtttgactctttggctagtgtaggtgacactgatctgagcgttcatgtacaaacttctgtggggacatatgttttcagttctcctgcgtgtgtctccagcagtacaattgctgggtcacggtagtcacctgacatttcccaggttgtcaaagtgccagtcgggagttgattttgtttaggcctaagtatttgcttctgtggggtgttctggccaatggattcgggggatccttgatggcaagtgtatagagaataggagagggcatggttgtggagcccaggctggggtccacaaggatgcatctaattagtccccacccccctgcgggcattcacccctgtgttcccgccacttccacctccccccacccttgtcccgaccccgcccagtctggggtgtcgagtcctccccctgaggcggcctggagaggccgggatcgcgcacgtctcccagacgcggccgggccggcgggcgcaccagagcctgctcggtccccgtgtgcaccggagcactggacgacgcagcggcggcagcggcagcggtggacgacggaggagaccggcgagaggagcggcgcggcgcggcggagcaggtagggcccacgtgagggggctgtggctcccgagcgaggcaggggagtagcgtcgtcgcgccgcggggtgtcttaggagggtcccccgagtcctgatttcgggagtgggggcagaggccagcggggagggatgcagacggcgggcggggtgcccggcgctggcagagacaggaggctggggcgccctcctccccggcgcaggagcccagcgctgctccgccgtccgtccgtccgtccgtccgtccgtccgtctgtccgtccGTCCGCCCGTCCAACCGACCGACCGTCCGCCCGTCCGTCCAAGggccccagcgcgccggtggccttgtcccagggctgctgcgggagcagccggcggggggcggtgtgggggccagaacggagtagcaggtgcagctgtgctgtggcctcctggtcacggggtcgtgtcctccgttcccgggcctggtgagccatcgccgccgctgcgattgcgagggcagtggggacaaggccagcagggcatggcgggagcggttttgtcgtcttccttgcaggttgagtgtgttctttgtttttctccttccatgactgctgactttcgtccctgcagacgtggtgctggggcatgtgagcgtcatcCTTGAGATGGaggagccctgtgcagcgctttgggagagcggtctgctgtggggaatcctctcggccttcgtctgtctgggagaggattgtctctctccctgtttgaaggatactcttgtccatacagtgctcttgtctgaaaggctttgttgttgtttttgttgttgttaaatttttggtttggctagaacgtctctttctctcctggactgggagttttctgttgaagaatttactgaaatctgtattaagactttatgtgagtgtgtgtgtaagtgtgtgtgtttgcgcgtgtgagagtgagtgtgtgtttgtgtgtgtgtgtgtgtgtgcgcccctctcttgccggtttcagtattgttccttggcgttccgtgtggttttgactctttgactagtgtaagtgaggctgatcggagcgttcatatataaacttttgtgtggacagattttcagttttcgttcgtaggtccccagcggtaggattgctgggccacgtagtaagtttacatttcacgttttgaaaaactaccgacctggtttcctggcagtctgtagcattttccagtctctccctcaatatatgagggttgtgctatctctatagccttgtcaataccttgtcttgactgtctttttgatttataggccttgtaatgtgtgccacctattatctcactgtggtattgatagccatttccttgctggtgacgatgaatatcttcttcggtgcttattggcctttcctatctgtcacttagagaaatgctcatttgaatgatctgagcaggtttgtggtttgtttgttactggcggctggcctgtgtggggatcctaacccttgctcttggtatgagagcaccaccctctaaccagcagagctaacgggcccactcttcctctgaccatttttaaaaaaattctgcctactgtcgtttaggagctctttctatagtcttgttcttaatctgtgaattgaaaatgtatttttcctgtgcagcctgatgtcttttctttttctcagtggtgtcctgtaaagcacagcagttttacgttgcatgatatcccgtttactctttctttatatgggttcttgtgttttcggcatcttacctaagagaccaccaccacatccggtatcacaaaggtttgttcctgtgtttctcgagtgttgtagtttgagttcttacagttagctctgtgacacgtgtggtgttcacttttgggtatggggttagaaaagggctcgatttcatttctttccatgtggctattcagttgtctcagcaccatttgttgtggtcccaaagcacttgtgaaaatccagttgtcatagctgcatgagcttgcttctaggccgtcaattctgttcctctgatgtacacttta from Cynocephalus volans isolate mCynVol1 unplaced genomic scaffold, mCynVol1.pri scaffold_201, whole genome shotgun sequence includes the following:
- the LOC134369014 gene encoding alpha-ketoglutarate dehydrogenase component 4, which translates into the protein MGSKMASASRVVQVVKPHTPLIRFPDRRDNPKPNVSEALRSTGVPSHSAISQHSKGSKSPDLLMHQGPPDTAEILKSLPQKYRRKLVSQEEIEFIQRGGPE